In Humulus lupulus chromosome 7, drHumLupu1.1, whole genome shotgun sequence, the following are encoded in one genomic region:
- the LOC133791932 gene encoding uncharacterized protein LOC133791932 has translation MADAIFPQIMGASTAKEACDTLQEEFQETVKVHTVKLQKLRRDFENLKMKDNETAKDYYSRIKEIVNKIGAYGEIIYDKKIVEKILISCTEKYDAIISVIEETKDIDTLSPTELIGSLEAYESRREKHSENSTENAFQSKINSQSKKFKADGRKSQENLKNKNHLEKQNNDKYPPCEEKDTWYLDGGCSDHMTKNESIFCSLDKSKTKVKIGNGDFMEAVGKGTIVTDTKKCKR, from the exons atggcagACGCCATTTTTCCACAGATTATGGGCGCATCAACAGCAAAAGAAGCATGTGACACATTGCAGGAGGAGTTCCAAGAAACAGTCAAGGTACACACTGTTAAACTACAGAAGCTCAGAagagattttgaaaatcttaaaaTGAAGGATAATGAGACTGCAAAAGATTACTACTCTAGAATAAAagaaatagtaaataaaataGGAGCCTATGGAGAAATAATTTATGACAAGAAAATAGTAGAAAAAATACTAATTTCTTGTACAGAAAAATATGATGCAATAATCTCTGTGATAGAAGAAACAAAAGATATAGACACTCTATCACCAACTGAATTAATAGGCTCTCTTGAAGCATATGAAAGTAGGCGAGAAAAACATAGTGAAAATTCGACTGAAAATGCCTTTCAGTCTAAAATTAATTCGCAGTCTAAAAAATTTAAAGCTGATGGGAGAAAATcacaagaaaatttaaaaaacaaGAATCATTTAGAAAAACAAAATAATGACAAGTATCCTCCATGTG AAGAAAAAGATACTTGGTATCTAGACGGTGGTTGTAGTGACCACATGACAAAAAATGAAAGCATATTTTGTAGTCTTGATAAATCCAAGACTAAAGTCAAAATTGGTAATGGTGATTTCATGGAAGCAGTTGGCAAAGGCACCATTGTCACTGACACTAAAAAATGCAAGAGATAA